In the genome of Tropicibacter oceani, one region contains:
- a CDS encoding DUF4389 domain-containing protein encodes MGPSDEDKLNGRLHGEQPPAEPEGMGMRLVHMVLLWLMLSLAQTVLTAATVVQLVIMLASRGRANERLADFGTDLGVWIAKAARYQTGASDVKPWPWTELD; translated from the coding sequence ATGGGGCCAAGTGACGAGGACAAACTGAACGGCCGTCTGCATGGCGAACAGCCGCCGGCCGAACCCGAGGGCATGGGCATGCGCCTGGTGCATATGGTGCTGCTGTGGCTGATGCTGAGCCTGGCGCAGACGGTATTGACGGCGGCGACCGTGGTGCAACTGGTGATCATGCTGGCCAGCCGTGGCCGGGCGAACGAACGGCTGGCGGATTTCGGCACCGACCTTGGGGTCTGGATCGCCAAGGCGGCGCGCTATCAGACCGGCGCATCGGATGTGAAGCCCTGGCCCTGGACCGAATTGGACTGA
- a CDS encoding YdcH family protein, with the protein MSHTPHELAEEFPDKVEMMSALKQSDAHFAKLAEEYHEINRQVHRAETNVEPMEQLAEETLRKQRAALKDQIWGILSKA; encoded by the coding sequence ATGTCGCATACCCCCCATGAACTCGCCGAGGAATTCCCCGACAAGGTCGAAATGATGAGCGCGCTGAAGCAATCGGATGCGCATTTCGCCAAGCTGGCCGAGGAATACCACGAGATCAACCGCCAGGTGCACCGCGCCGAAACCAATGTTGAGCCGATGGAGCAACTGGCCGAAGAGACGCTCCGCAAACAGCGCGCCGCCCTCAAGGATCAGATCTGGGGCATTCTCAGCAAGGCCTGA
- a CDS encoding Kelch repeat-containing protein yields the protein MNTLFWKYLPLKPALYPWANKFFGPRFLSWTTQAALPVAQRMAQGVVVNDKIYVFGGDEFKEYAEGHVFTKPAETVFVYDTQAKSWDTAGPVKTPRSHCAAFRHGENRICVMGGFEKVPGQWARSNKIEFFDCATHTWTSGGNFPANRNHYAAVLVDDRYIYAIGGRLDASSDFDLTNQVIRHDLETNEVCWPGTIAPLPTPRASLTAVVGKDGLIYALGGLNDAGDLDTVEAFDPAANEWHSKAPMLMPRRDFSAVVGPSGHIYVLGGMTQGASVPYGERYDPALDSWTPVPDLPEARMYHTAAITQENRIFVIGGQLKEDCSADPVLMDSVWATTQAVTD from the coding sequence ATGAATACCCTGTTCTGGAAATACCTTCCGCTCAAGCCAGCCCTCTACCCTTGGGCCAACAAATTTTTCGGCCCCCGTTTTCTAAGCTGGACGACGCAGGCCGCGCTGCCGGTAGCGCAGCGGATGGCGCAGGGCGTCGTGGTCAACGACAAGATCTATGTTTTCGGCGGCGACGAGTTCAAGGAATACGCCGAAGGGCATGTCTTTACCAAACCCGCCGAAACCGTCTTTGTCTATGACACGCAGGCCAAATCGTGGGACACGGCAGGCCCCGTCAAGACCCCGCGATCGCACTGCGCCGCCTTTCGCCATGGCGAAAACAGGATCTGCGTCATGGGCGGGTTCGAAAAGGTTCCCGGCCAGTGGGCCAGAAGCAACAAGATCGAGTTCTTTGACTGCGCGACGCACACCTGGACCTCGGGAGGCAACTTTCCGGCGAACAGAAATCACTATGCGGCGGTTCTGGTCGACGATCGCTATATCTATGCCATCGGCGGCAGGCTTGATGCATCGAGCGATTTCGACCTGACCAATCAAGTCATCCGCCATGATCTGGAAACGAACGAGGTGTGCTGGCCCGGAACGATCGCCCCCTTGCCAACGCCGCGCGCTTCTCTGACGGCGGTGGTGGGCAAGGACGGTCTGATTTATGCCCTCGGCGGGCTGAACGACGCGGGCGATCTGGACACAGTCGAGGCCTTTGATCCGGCGGCGAATGAATGGCACAGCAAGGCACCGATGCTGATGCCCCGACGCGACTTTTCCGCCGTGGTTGGGCCCAGCGGCCATATCTACGTCCTTGGCGGCATGACCCAGGGCGCGTCGGTGCCATATGGCGAACGCTACGATCCGGCCCTGGACAGCTGGACCCCCGTCCCCGATTTGCCCGAGGCCCGGATGTATCACACGGCGGCCATTACGCAGGAAAACAGGATTTTCGTGATCGGCGGACAGTTGAAGGAAGACTGTTCCGCCGACCCGGTATTGATGGATTCGGTCTGGGCCACGACACAGGCCGTCACCGACTGA
- a CDS encoding LysE/ArgO family amino acid transporter, with protein MQAAMAGFALGLSLILAIGAQNAFVLRQGLRRAHVLPVVLVCAVSDALLIAAGVAGFGALAEAVPGLEWAMRLFGAAFLVWYGARTLLSAWRGGGALQAGQEAGSLRAAVLTCLALTWLNPHVYLDTVVLLGAVSSQYEARLAFALGAMTASFVFFFSLGYGARLLAPVFARPVAWRVLDLVIGLTMWAIAAKLLLG; from the coding sequence ATGCAGGCAGCGATGGCGGGCTTTGCCCTGGGGCTGAGTTTGATTTTGGCAATCGGGGCGCAGAATGCCTTTGTGTTGCGACAGGGGCTGCGGCGGGCGCATGTGCTGCCGGTGGTGCTGGTCTGTGCGGTGTCCGATGCGCTGCTGATCGCCGCCGGTGTTGCGGGCTTTGGCGCCCTGGCCGAGGCAGTTCCGGGGCTGGAATGGGCGATGCGCCTGTTCGGGGCGGCATTTCTGGTGTGGTACGGGGCGCGCACGCTGCTGTCCGCCTGGCGCGGCGGCGGGGCCTTGCAGGCCGGACAAGAGGCCGGCAGCCTGCGCGCCGCCGTGCTGACCTGCCTGGCGCTGACCTGGCTGAACCCGCATGTCTATCTGGACACGGTTGTCCTGCTGGGGGCGGTATCGTCGCAGTACGAGGCGCGGCTGGCCTTTGCGCTGGGGGCGATGACGGCGTCGTTCGTGTTCTTCTTTTCGCTGGGATACGGCGCGCGCCTGCTGGCGCCGGTCTTTGCACGGCCTGTGGCCTGGCGAGTGCTGGACCTGGTGATCGGCCTGACCATGTGGGCCATCGCGGCCAAACTGCTGCTGGGCTGA
- a CDS encoding glutamine amidotransferase has product MARFLILQLRPEAEASDDEFQAFLTKGGLDEAQTHRIRLDCEDLPGGLDPRDYAGVIVGGGPGCVSDPADKKTPVEARIESACLSLMPAITADDVPFMGCCYGIGILGHHLGAKVSKDRYGEAVGPSTCIATPDGRADPLLAALPDRFDAFVGHKEALQELPQGAVHLLSSGPCPFQMIRHGQNVYATQFHPEADAAGFETRIHIYKDRGYFPPETAGDLIAMCRAADVTWPEKILEGFVQRYR; this is encoded by the coding sequence ATGGCACGTTTCCTGATCTTGCAGTTGCGCCCCGAAGCCGAGGCCAGCGACGATGAATTCCAGGCCTTCCTGACCAAGGGCGGGCTGGACGAGGCGCAGACCCACCGCATCCGCCTGGATTGCGAGGACCTGCCCGGCGGGCTGGACCCGCGCGACTATGCCGGGGTGATCGTCGGCGGCGGCCCGGGCTGCGTGTCGGACCCGGCAGACAAGAAGACCCCGGTCGAGGCGCGGATCGAAAGCGCCTGCCTGTCGCTGATGCCCGCCATCACCGCCGATGACGTGCCTTTCATGGGCTGCTGCTATGGCATCGGCATCCTGGGCCACCACCTGGGCGCCAAGGTCAGCAAGGACCGCTATGGCGAGGCGGTTGGCCCGTCGACCTGTATTGCAACGCCGGACGGCCGGGCCGATCCCTTGCTGGCTGCCCTGCCCGATCGGTTCGATGCCTTTGTCGGCCACAAGGAAGCCCTGCAAGAACTGCCCCAAGGCGCGGTTCACCTGTTGTCCTCGGGGCCCTGCCCTTTCCAGATGATCCGCCACGGTCAGAACGTCTATGCCACGCAGTTCCACCCCGAAGCGGATGCCGCCGGGTTCGAAACCCGCATTCACATCTACAAGGACCGCGGTTATTTCCCGCCCGAAACCGCGGGCGATCTGATCGCCATGTGCCGCGCCGCTGATGTCACCTGGCCCGAAAAGATCCTCGAAGGCTTTGTCCAGCGCTATCGCTGA
- the betC gene encoding choline-sulfatase, translated as MKPNILIIMVDQLNGTLFPDGPADWLHAPNLKALAARSTRFANAYTASPLCAPGRASFMSGQLPSVTRVYDNAAEFASDIPTYAHHLRRAGYYTCLSGKMHFVGPDQLHGFEERLTTDIYPADFGWTPDYRKPGERIDWWYHNMGSVTGAGVAEITNQMEYDDEVAHHAMMKLYDLARGKEDRPWCLTASFTHPHDPYVARRKYWDLYEACAHLEPEVPAIPYEDHDPHAKRIFDANDWRNFDITDDDIRRSRRAYFANISYLDDKIGALLRVLEETRQEAVVVFVSDHGDMLGERGLWFKMNFYEGSARVPMMIAVPGGQGARVTAPVSNIDVCPTLCDLAGVDMSEVMPWTEGESLVPVMQGAQRTSPVAMEYAAEASFSPLVALRQGRWKYTNCALDPEQLFDLEADPHELCDLADNPAHVAVLERFRMMAAERWDLERFDAEVRQSQARRWVVYEALRQGGYYPWDFQPLHRASERYMRNHMDLNDLEDSKRFPRGE; from the coding sequence ATGAAACCCAATATCCTGATCATCATGGTCGACCAGCTGAACGGCACACTGTTCCCCGATGGCCCGGCCGATTGGCTGCATGCCCCGAACCTTAAGGCGCTGGCGGCGCGTTCGACCCGTTTTGCCAATGCCTATACCGCCAGTCCGCTCTGCGCGCCGGGGCGGGCCAGCTTCATGTCGGGGCAATTGCCCAGCGTGACGCGCGTCTATGACAATGCCGCCGAATTCGCCAGCGACATCCCGACCTATGCCCATCACCTGCGCCGCGCGGGCTATTACACCTGCCTGTCCGGCAAGATGCATTTTGTCGGCCCCGACCAGCTGCACGGGTTCGAGGAACGGTTGACCACCGATATCTATCCCGCCGATTTCGGCTGGACGCCTGATTACCGCAAACCGGGCGAACGCATCGACTGGTGGTATCACAACATGGGGTCGGTGACCGGCGCGGGCGTGGCCGAGATCACCAACCAGATGGAATATGACGACGAGGTCGCCCATCACGCCATGATGAAGCTTTACGACCTGGCGCGCGGCAAGGAGGATCGCCCCTGGTGCCTGACCGCCAGCTTCACCCATCCGCACGACCCTTACGTCGCGCGCCGCAAATACTGGGATCTCTACGAGGCCTGCGCCCATCTGGAGCCCGAGGTGCCGGCGATCCCCTACGAGGATCACGACCCCCATGCGAAGCGCATCTTTGACGCCAACGACTGGCGCAACTTTGACATCACGGACGACGACATCCGCCGGTCGCGCCGCGCTTATTTCGCCAATATCAGCTATCTGGACGACAAGATCGGCGCGCTGCTGCGCGTGCTGGAGGAAACCCGGCAAGAGGCCGTGGTGGTCTTTGTCAGCGATCACGGCGACATGCTGGGCGAGCGCGGTTTGTGGTTCAAGATGAACTTTTACGAAGGCAGCGCCCGGGTGCCGATGATGATCGCCGTTCCGGGCGGGCAGGGGGCACGCGTCACCGCTCCGGTCAGCAACATCGACGTCTGCCCGACGCTGTGCGACCTGGCCGGTGTCGACATGTCCGAGGTCATGCCCTGGACCGAGGGTGAAAGCCTGGTGCCGGTCATGCAAGGCGCCCAGCGGACCAGCCCGGTGGCGATGGAATACGCCGCCGAGGCATCCTTTTCGCCGCTGGTCGCGCTGCGGCAGGGGCGATGGAAATACACCAATTGCGCGCTGGACCCCGAACAGCTGTTCGATCTGGAGGCAGACCCGCACGAACTGTGCGACCTGGCCGATAATCCGGCCCATGTCGCGGTACTGGAACGGTTTCGCATGATGGCCGCCGAGCGTTGGGACCTGGAGCGGTTCGACGCCGAGGTGAGGCAGTCGCAGGCGCGGCGCTGGGTGGTCTACGAGGCGCTGCGGCAGGGCGGGTATTACCCTTGGGATTTCCAGCCGCTGCACAGGGCGTCCGAGCGCTACATGCGCAACCACATGGACCTGAATGATCTCGAGGACTCCAAGCGCTTTCCGCGCGGCGAATGA
- the betI gene encoding choline-binding transcriptional repressor BetI, whose amino-acid sequence MPKVGQEPIRRAALVAATVEEIGQAGTLDVTVGQIAKRAGMSSALAHHYFGGKAQIFLAAMRHILSDYAAEVRAALLHAPKGQRLEAIVQANFAESCFRPATVSAWLNFYVLAQTEPQAARLLRVYQHRLRSNLVHALRGRSAAPVQTAEALAAMIDGVYLRAALAGGGVDGAADRVLHAAYAMLGEAT is encoded by the coding sequence ATGCCCAAGGTCGGACAAGAACCCATTCGCCGCGCAGCTTTGGTTGCCGCCACGGTCGAAGAGATCGGGCAGGCAGGCACGCTTGACGTCACCGTTGGCCAGATCGCCAAACGGGCGGGCATGTCCAGCGCGCTGGCGCATCACTATTTCGGCGGCAAGGCCCAGATCTTTCTGGCGGCCATGCGCCATATCCTGTCCGACTATGCCGCCGAGGTGCGCGCGGCCTTGCTGCACGCGCCCAAGGGCCAGCGGCTTGAGGCGATCGTGCAGGCGAATTTCGCCGAAAGCTGTTTTCGCCCGGCCACCGTGTCGGCCTGGCTGAACTTCTATGTCCTGGCGCAAACCGAACCGCAGGCCGCGCGCCTGCTGCGGGTCTATCAGCATCGCCTGCGGTCGAACCTGGTCCACGCCCTGCGCGGCCGCTCTGCCGCGCCGGTCCAGACCGCCGAGGCGCTGGCCGCGATGATCGACGGCGTCTATCTGCGCGCGGCGCTGGCGGGGGGCGGTGTCGATGGTGCGGCCGACCGGGTTTTGCACGCGGCCTATGCCATGCTTGGAGAAGCCACATGA
- a CDS encoding glutathione peroxidase yields the protein MTRFLTLIALCLASPALAFTFDNIDGGQIDTDDWQGRPVLVVNTASRCGFTPQYDGLQALYDRYKDRGLIVLAVPSDDFNQELASAEAVKDFCAVNFDLTLPMTDITHVRGDQAHPFYKWLRDSAGFEPKWNFNKVLLSPQGQPVATFGSTARPLSRQITQQIEALLK from the coding sequence ATGACCCGCTTTCTGACCTTGATCGCCCTCTGCCTTGCCAGCCCGGCCCTGGCCTTTACCTTCGACAACATCGACGGCGGGCAGATTGACACTGACGACTGGCAGGGCCGGCCCGTGCTGGTGGTCAACACTGCCTCGCGCTGCGGGTTCACGCCGCAATACGACGGTCTTCAGGCGCTGTATGATCGCTACAAGGATCGCGGTTTGATCGTGCTGGCCGTGCCTTCGGACGACTTCAACCAGGAACTGGCCAGCGCCGAGGCGGTCAAGGATTTCTGCGCCGTCAACTTCGACCTGACCCTGCCGATGACCGACATCACCCATGTGCGCGGCGACCAGGCCCACCCTTTTTACAAATGGCTGCGCGACAGCGCGGGGTTCGAGCCCAAGTGGAATTTCAACAAGGTCCTGCTGTCCCCCCAAGGCCAACCCGTTGCCACCTTTGGCAGCACCGCGCGGCCCCTGTCGCGCCAGATCACCCAGCAGATCGAGGCGCTGTTGAAATGA
- a CDS encoding YebC/PmpR family DNA-binding transcriptional regulator yields MAGHSKWANIQHRKGRQDKLRAKLFSKFSKEITIAAKMGDPDPDKNPRLRLAVKEARSQSMPKDNIERAIKKAVGGEGEDYEEIRYEGYGPNGVAVIVEAMTDNRNRTASNVRSTFTKNGGNLGETGSVGFMFERKGEIIYPVSAGDADTIMMAAIEAGAEDVESSEDGHVIYCQDTDLNEVSTALEAELGESESTKLIWKPGTTTELDLDGMQALMKLVDALEDDDDVQRVTTNFEASDEVMSQLEEA; encoded by the coding sequence ATGGCCGGCCATTCCAAATGGGCAAACATTCAGCACCGCAAGGGCCGTCAGGACAAACTGCGGGCCAAGCTTTTCTCGAAATTCTCGAAAGAGATCACCATCGCCGCCAAGATGGGCGATCCCGACCCTGACAAGAACCCGCGCCTGCGCCTTGCGGTCAAGGAAGCGCGCTCGCAATCCATGCCCAAGGACAACATCGAACGCGCCATCAAAAAGGCCGTGGGCGGCGAAGGCGAGGATTACGAAGAAATCCGCTATGAGGGCTATGGCCCCAACGGCGTGGCGGTGATCGTCGAGGCGATGACCGACAACCGCAACCGCACCGCGTCGAACGTGCGGTCGACCTTTACCAAGAACGGCGGCAACCTGGGCGAAACCGGCAGCGTCGGTTTCATGTTCGAACGCAAGGGCGAGATCATCTATCCCGTCAGCGCGGGCGATGCCGACACCATCATGATGGCCGCGATCGAAGCCGGGGCCGAGGATGTCGAATCCTCCGAGGACGGGCATGTGATCTATTGCCAGGACACCGACCTGAACGAGGTGTCCACCGCGCTCGAGGCGGAACTGGGCGAGTCGGAATCGACCAAGCTGATCTGGAAACCCGGCACCACGACCGAACTGGACCTGGACGGCATGCAGGCGCTGATGAAGCTGGTGGATGCGCTGGAAGACGACGATGACGTGCAGCGCGTCACCACCAACTTCGAGGCCAGCGACGAGGTCATGTCGCAACTCGAAGAGGCCTGA
- the betA gene encoding choline dehydrogenase, with amino-acid sequence MQADYVIVGAGSAGCAMAYRLAEAGRSVIVIEHGGSDWGPFINMPGALSYPMNMKRYDWGYQSEPEPHLGGRRLACPRGKVIGGSSSINGMIYVRGHARDYDHWRDQGADGWGFADVLPYFKRQEHWHDGGHGGDPAWRGTDGPLHVTRGARDNPLVQAFVKAGAQAGYPVTDDYNGQQQEGFGAFDMTVWQGARWSSAKAYLRPAQALGAQVVRGLAQRVMFHEGRATGVEIDRKGRTERIEARREVILCAGAINSPKLLMLSGIGPAAHLARHGIAPLVDRAGVGQNLQDHLELYIQMAASQPVSLFKYWNLLGKAYVGARWLLRRDGPGASNQFESCGFIRSRAGVDYPDIQYHFLPLAVRYDGKVAAEGHGFQAHVGPMRSPSRGAVSLRSGDPAEAPKILFNYMSDEQDWQDFRRCIRLTREIFGQEAFAPYSSHEIQPGAAVQSDEALDEFIRAHVESAYHPCGTCRMGRPEDADAVVDPQGRVIGTDGLRVADSSIFPRITNGNLNAPSIMVGEKISDHVLGRHLPPDNSEPWLHPDWQGAQR; translated from the coding sequence ATGCAAGCGGATTATGTCATTGTCGGCGCCGGAAGCGCAGGCTGCGCCATGGCCTATCGCCTGGCCGAAGCAGGCCGGTCGGTGATCGTTATCGAACATGGCGGCAGTGACTGGGGGCCTTTCATCAACATGCCCGGCGCGCTGTCCTATCCGATGAACATGAAGCGCTATGACTGGGGCTATCAGTCCGAACCGGAACCGCACCTGGGCGGGCGCCGCCTGGCCTGTCCGCGCGGCAAGGTGATTGGCGGGTCGTCCAGCATCAACGGCATGATCTATGTGCGCGGCCATGCCCGCGATTATGACCACTGGCGCGATCAGGGGGCGGACGGCTGGGGCTTTGCCGATGTGCTGCCCTACTTCAAGCGGCAGGAACACTGGCACGACGGCGGCCATGGCGGCGATCCGGCCTGGCGCGGCACCGACGGGCCCCTTCATGTCACGCGCGGGGCGCGCGACAACCCCTTGGTGCAGGCCTTTGTGAAGGCGGGTGCGCAGGCGGGTTATCCCGTCACGGACGATTACAACGGCCAGCAGCAAGAGGGCTTTGGCGCCTTTGACATGACCGTCTGGCAGGGCGCGCGCTGGTCTTCGGCCAAGGCCTATCTGCGGCCGGCGCAGGCGCTGGGCGCGCAGGTGGTGCGCGGGCTGGCGCAGCGCGTGATGTTCCACGAAGGCCGCGCCACGGGGGTCGAAATCGACCGCAAGGGCCGGACCGAGCGGATCGAGGCGCGGCGCGAGGTGATCCTGTGCGCCGGGGCGATCAATTCGCCCAAGCTGCTGATGCTGTCGGGCATTGGCCCGGCCGCGCATCTGGCCCGGCACGGCATCGCGCCGCTGGTCGACCGGGCTGGGGTTGGGCAGAACCTTCAGGACCACCTGGAATTGTACATCCAGATGGCAGCCAGCCAGCCGGTCAGCCTGTTCAAATACTGGAACCTTTTGGGCAAGGCCTATGTCGGGGCGCGCTGGTTGCTGCGGCGCGATGGGCCGGGCGCCAGCAACCAGTTCGAAAGCTGCGGCTTTATCCGGTCGCGGGCGGGGGTCGATTACCCGGACATCCAGTACCATTTCCTGCCGCTTGCGGTGCGTTATGACGGCAAGGTCGCGGCCGAGGGCCATGGGTTTCAGGCGCATGTCGGCCCGATGCGATCGCCGTCGCGCGGGGCGGTCAGCCTGCGGTCGGGCGATCCGGCCGAGGCGCCGAAAATCCTGTTCAATTACATGAGCGACGAACAGGACTGGCAGGATTTCCGCCGCTGCATCCGCCTGACCCGCGAGATTTTCGGGCAAGAGGCCTTTGCCCCCTACAGCAGTCACGAAATCCAGCCCGGCGCGGCGGTGCAAAGCGACGAGGCGCTGGATGAATTCATCCGCGCGCATGTCGAAAGCGCCTATCACCCCTGCGGCACCTGCCGGATGGGGCGCCCGGAGGATGCCGATGCCGTGGTCGACCCGCAAGGCCGGGTGATCGGGACAGACGGGCTGCGCGTGGCCGACAGCTCGATCTTTCCGCGCATCACCAATGGCAACCTCAATGCGCCGTCGATCATGGTGGGGGAAAAGATCTCGGACCATGTTCTGGGGCGGCATTTGCCCCCCGACAACAGCGAACCCTGGCTGCATCCGGACTGGCAAGGCGCGCAGCGCTAG
- a CDS encoding thermonuclease family protein translates to MLLSQPALADVAGKIRVIDGDTIEIAGTRLRLHGIDAPESDQMCGGEGAPMWPCGSWASGEVRARYNDRIAHCEALDMDRYGRTVARCVVDGQDMGQALVQGGLAFAYLKYSVDYAADERDAAQAGRGLHAVGVQSPDAFRTASRRAHQLWNARGGPEDCTIKGNISQKDQRIYHVPGQRWYADTRINTDAGERWFCTEAEARAAGWRRAHQ, encoded by the coding sequence ATGCTGCTGTCACAACCGGCCCTGGCCGATGTGGCGGGCAAGATCCGCGTGATCGACGGCGACACGATCGAAATCGCCGGCACGCGGCTGCGCCTGCATGGCATCGACGCGCCGGAAAGCGACCAGATGTGCGGCGGTGAGGGTGCGCCGATGTGGCCCTGCGGGTCCTGGGCCTCGGGCGAGGTGCGGGCGCGCTATAACGACCGCATCGCCCACTGCGAGGCGCTGGACATGGATCGCTATGGCCGAACGGTGGCGCGCTGCGTCGTCGATGGTCAGGACATGGGGCAGGCGCTGGTTCAGGGCGGTCTGGCCTTTGCCTACCTGAAATATTCCGTCGACTATGCCGCCGATGAACGCGACGCGGCGCAGGCCGGGCGCGGGCTGCATGCGGTAGGGGTGCAATCGCCTGACGCCTTTCGAACGGCGTCGCGCCGGGCGCACCAGCTGTGGAATGCTCGCGGCGGCCCCGAGGATTGCACAATCAAGGGCAATATCAGCCAAAAGGACCAGCGCATCTATCATGTGCCCGGCCAGCGCTGGTACGCCGACACGCGCATCAACACCGACGCGGGCGAACGCTGGTTCTGCACCGAGGCCGAGGCCCGCGCCGCCGGCTGGCGGCGTGCGCACCAGTAG
- a CDS encoding DMT family transporter, with product MESSATQRPGLGIFWMMVTGLCFVAVTALVKALGGRVPAAESAFLRYLLGLVFLIPMWPSMRAASLTPRLWKLFGLRGVVHSLGVALWFYAMTRIPLAEVTALNYLNPVYVTLLAVLFLGERLALRRIMAILAALVGALIILRPGFRELDPGHIAMLGTAFLFSISYLLAKVFSGEVSAAVVVGMLSITVTIGLAPMAWAVWVWPSLGDLAILFGVACFATAGHYTMTLAFAAAPVTVTQPITFLQLVWSVALGAAFFGEPADPWVIAGGVLILGAVIFITWREAVLKRRVTPIVGETRQ from the coding sequence ATGGAGAGTTCAGCAACGCAGCGGCCCGGGCTGGGCATTTTCTGGATGATGGTCACGGGGCTGTGCTTTGTCGCTGTCACCGCACTGGTCAAGGCCCTTGGCGGCCGGGTTCCGGCGGCGGAATCGGCCTTTCTGCGCTATCTGCTGGGCCTGGTCTTTCTGATCCCGATGTGGCCGTCGATGCGGGCGGCCAGCCTGACGCCGCGCCTGTGGAAACTGTTCGGCCTGCGCGGCGTGGTGCATTCGCTGGGCGTCGCCCTGTGGTTCTATGCAATGACCCGCATCCCGCTGGCCGAGGTCACGGCGCTGAATTACCTCAACCCCGTCTATGTCACCCTGCTGGCGGTGCTGTTCCTGGGTGAACGGCTGGCCCTGCGCCGGATCATGGCGATCCTTGCGGCGCTTGTCGGGGCGCTGATCATCCTGCGCCCGGGCTTTCGCGAGCTTGATCCCGGCCATATCGCCATGCTGGGCACCGCTTTCCTGTTCTCGATCTCCTACCTTCTGGCCAAGGTCTTCTCGGGCGAGGTCAGCGCGGCGGTGGTCGTGGGGATGCTGTCGATCACGGTGACCATCGGCCTGGCCCCCATGGCCTGGGCGGTCTGGGTCTGGCCCAGCCTGGGCGACCTGGCGATCCTGTTCGGCGTGGCCTGCTTTGCCACGGCGGGGCATTACACCATGACCCTGGCCTTTGCCGCCGCTCCGGTGACGGTGACCCAGCCGATCACCTTCTTGCAGCTGGTCTGGTCGGTGGCGCTGGGGGCGGCGTTTTTCGGCGAACCGGCGGACCCCTGGGTGATCGCCGGCGGCGTTCTGATCCTTGGGGCGGTGATCTTCATCACCTGGCGCGAAGCGGTGCTGAAGCGCCGCGTCACCCCCATCGTGGGTGAAACCAGGCAGTAA
- a CDS encoding DksA/TraR family C4-type zinc finger protein — translation MAGGWSRDGAENAQMEASIQEELQRLKLRRGPVGESFPECAECGEEIPLARREALPGVKLCVACASERQGRDARRGGINRRGSKDSQLK, via the coding sequence ATGGCTGGCGGATGGAGCCGGGATGGTGCGGAAAACGCGCAGATGGAGGCCTCGATCCAGGAGGAGTTGCAGCGGCTGAAGCTGCGGCGCGGGCCGGTGGGTGAGAGTTTTCCCGAATGCGCCGAATGCGGCGAGGAGATTCCGCTAGCGCGGCGCGAGGCGCTGCCGGGCGTGAAGCTGTGCGTTGCCTGCGCAAGCGAGCGGCAGGGGCGGGACGCGCGGCGCGGCGGCATCAACCGGCGCGGATCGAAGGACAGCCAGTTGAAGTGA